The following are from one region of the Variovorax sp. V213 genome:
- a CDS encoding translation initiation factor Sui1, giving the protein MATMKSNQASALVYSTEAGGRMCPDCRAPMAQCRCKENKARIPATDGIVRVSHETKGRKGKGVTVVKGLALDAAALAAVGKQLKTACGSGGTVKDGTIEIQGDHRELVIAALVKQGHTVKRAGG; this is encoded by the coding sequence ATGGCAACGATGAAAAGCAATCAGGCCAGCGCCCTGGTGTACTCCACCGAGGCGGGCGGCCGCATGTGCCCCGATTGCCGCGCGCCGATGGCGCAGTGCCGCTGCAAGGAGAACAAGGCGCGCATTCCGGCCACCGATGGCATTGTGCGTGTATCGCACGAGACCAAGGGCCGCAAAGGCAAGGGCGTGACCGTGGTCAAGGGCCTCGCACTCGATGCGGCCGCGCTCGCAGCCGTGGGCAAGCAACTCAAGACGGCCTGCGGTTCGGGCGGCACGGTGAAGGACGGCACCATCGAGATCCAGGGCGACCACCGGGAACTGGTGATCGCCGCCCTGGTAAAGCAGGGCCACACGGTCAAGCGCGCGGGAGGCTGA
- a CDS encoding DUF3820 family protein, producing the protein MKPEDLQRLVTLEMPFGKHKGTLIADLPGNYLNWFAREGFPSGEIGRLLHLMHEIDHNGLSGLLQPLRNRPSGRDVS; encoded by the coding sequence ATGAAACCCGAAGACCTGCAGCGTCTGGTCACGCTCGAAATGCCCTTTGGTAAACACAAGGGCACATTGATTGCCGATTTGCCCGGAAATTATCTGAATTGGTTCGCGCGCGAGGGTTTTCCCTCGGGCGAGATCGGCCGGCTGCTCCATTTGATGCATGAAATAGACCACAACGGCCTTTCCGGCCTGCTCCAACCGTTGCGAAACCGCCCGTCAGGGCGTGATGTTTCGTAA
- a CDS encoding RNA recognition motif domain-containing protein, whose product MGKKLYVGNLAYSVRDNDLEQAFGEFGSIVSAKVMMERDTGRSKGFGFVEMGTDAEALAAVEAMNGHSLQGRALTVNEARPMEARPPRTGGGGYGGGAGGGGGYGGGGGGGGGGYGGGGGGGRSGGGGGYGGGGRGGY is encoded by the coding sequence ATGGGCAAGAAACTCTACGTAGGCAACCTCGCCTACTCCGTGCGTGATAACGACCTGGAACAGGCTTTCGGCGAGTTCGGCTCGATCGTCAGCGCCAAGGTCATGATGGAACGCGACACCGGTCGCTCCAAGGGCTTCGGTTTCGTGGAAATGGGCACCGACGCTGAAGCGCTGGCAGCCGTTGAAGCCATGAACGGCCATTCGCTCCAGGGCCGCGCCCTGACCGTGAACGAAGCACGTCCGATGGAAGCTCGCCCCCCCCGTACCGGTGGCGGCGGCTATGGCGGCGGCGCTGGTGGTGGTGGCGGCTACGGTGGTGGCGGCGGCGGCGGCGGCGGCGGCTACGGTGGTGGCGGCGGCGGTGGCCGCAGCGGTGGTGGCGGCGGCTACGGCGGCGGTGGCCGCGGCGGCTACTAA
- a CDS encoding tripartite tricarboxylate transporter TctB family protein gives MRIKSQADFFSGVMFTAVGGAFAIGATTYNIGDGARMGPGYFPLMLGILLAILGAFIMFQAMVVETAGGDPIGKWAWRPLAFVLGANLAFGVLLGGLPSIGVPAMGMIVAIYALTIISSMAGQQFKLRDVLVLSTILAAGSYVAFIWALKLQIQVWPTFISG, from the coding sequence ATGCGTATCAAGAGTCAGGCTGACTTCTTTTCAGGAGTCATGTTCACAGCCGTGGGCGGCGCTTTCGCCATCGGCGCCACAACCTACAACATCGGCGACGGGGCCCGCATGGGCCCCGGCTACTTTCCGCTCATGCTGGGCATCCTGCTGGCCATCCTGGGGGCATTCATCATGTTCCAGGCCATGGTGGTCGAAACCGCCGGCGGCGACCCGATCGGCAAATGGGCCTGGAGGCCGCTGGCCTTCGTGCTCGGCGCCAACCTGGCGTTCGGCGTGCTGCTCGGCGGCCTGCCGAGCATCGGCGTGCCCGCGATGGGAATGATCGTCGCGATCTACGCGCTCACCATCATCTCGAGCATGGCCGGCCAGCAATTCAAGCTGCGCGACGTGCTGGTGCTGTCCACCATCCTGGCGGCCGGCAGCTATGTGGCCTTCATCTGGGCGCTCAAGCTCCAGATCCAGGTCTGGCCTACTTTCATTTCGGGTTGA
- a CDS encoding tripartite tricarboxylate transporter permease produces MELFHNLATGFGVAFTFTNLLYCLVGCILGTLIGVLPGIGPVATIAMLLPATYALPPVSALIMLAGIYYGAQYGGSTTAILVNLPGESSSVVTCIDGYQMARQGRAGPALAAAGLGSFFAGCVGTLILAAFAPPLTELAFKFGPAEYFSLMVLGLIGAVVLASGSLLKAVAMIVLGLLLGIVGTDVNSGVARFSFDIPELTDGIGFVVIAMGVFGYGEIIGNLSQPDDEREVFTHKVKGLWPTKEDFKRMTPAVLRGTALGSALGILPGGGALLAAFAAYALEKKIKMRPGEVAFGKGNIRGVASPESANNAGAQTSFIPLLTLGIPPNAVMALMVGAMTIHNIQPGPQVMTSNPELFWGLIASMWIGNAMLIILNLPLIGMWIKLLTVPYKFLFPAIVLFCAIGVYSTNNNTFDVWMVAIFGFIGYLFLKLRTEPAPLLLGFILGPMMEENLRRALLLSRGAWSVFVTRPLSAGLLVAAALLLGIVLLPSIKAKREEAFVEE; encoded by the coding sequence ATGGAACTGTTCCACAACCTCGCGACCGGCTTCGGCGTCGCCTTCACTTTCACCAACCTGCTGTACTGCCTGGTCGGCTGCATCCTGGGCACGCTGATCGGCGTGCTGCCGGGCATCGGCCCGGTCGCGACCATCGCGATGCTGCTGCCCGCCACGTATGCGCTGCCGCCCGTGTCGGCGCTGATCATGCTGGCCGGCATCTACTACGGCGCGCAGTACGGCGGCTCGACCACCGCGATCCTGGTCAACCTGCCGGGGGAATCGTCCTCGGTGGTCACCTGCATCGACGGCTACCAGATGGCAAGGCAGGGCCGCGCAGGCCCCGCGCTGGCCGCGGCGGGCCTGGGCTCGTTCTTCGCGGGCTGCGTGGGCACGCTGATCCTGGCGGCCTTTGCACCGCCGCTGACCGAGCTGGCCTTCAAGTTCGGCCCGGCCGAGTATTTCTCGCTGATGGTGCTGGGGCTGATCGGCGCCGTGGTGCTGGCTTCGGGCTCGCTGCTCAAGGCGGTGGCCATGATCGTGCTGGGCCTCTTGCTCGGCATCGTGGGCACCGACGTCAATTCCGGCGTGGCGCGCTTCAGCTTCGACATTCCGGAACTGACCGACGGCATCGGCTTCGTGGTGATTGCCATGGGCGTGTTCGGCTATGGCGAGATCATCGGCAACCTCTCGCAGCCCGACGACGAGCGCGAGGTGTTCACGCACAAGGTCAAGGGCCTGTGGCCCACCAAGGAAGACTTCAAGCGCATGACGCCGGCCGTGCTGCGCGGCACGGCACTCGGCTCTGCGCTCGGCATCCTGCCCGGCGGCGGCGCGCTGCTGGCGGCGTTTGCAGCCTACGCGCTCGAGAAGAAGATCAAGATGCGCCCGGGTGAAGTCGCTTTCGGCAAGGGCAACATCCGCGGCGTGGCATCGCCGGAGTCGGCCAACAACGCCGGCGCGCAGACGTCCTTCATCCCGTTGCTGACGCTGGGCATTCCGCCCAACGCCGTGATGGCGCTGATGGTGGGCGCGATGACCATCCACAACATCCAGCCGGGCCCGCAGGTGATGACCAGCAACCCCGAGCTGTTCTGGGGCCTCATTGCCTCGATGTGGATCGGCAACGCGATGCTGATCATCCTGAACCTGCCGCTGATCGGCATGTGGATCAAGCTGCTGACGGTGCCTTACAAGTTCCTGTTTCCGGCCATCGTGCTGTTCTGCGCCATCGGCGTCTACTCGACCAACAACAACACCTTCGACGTGTGGATGGTCGCGATCTTCGGCTTCATCGGCTACTTGTTCCTGAAGCTCAGGACCGAGCCCGCGCCGCTGCTGCTGGGCTTCATCCTCGGGCCGATGATGGAAGAGAACCTGCGGCGCGCGCTGCTGCTGTCGCGCGGCGCATGGAGCGTGTTCGTCACGCGACCGCTGTCGGCCGGCCTGCTGGTGGCAGCGGCGCTGCTGCTCGGCATCGTGCTGCTGCCTTCCATCAAAGCCAAACGCGAAGAAGCTTTCGTCGAGGAATAA